The following are encoded in a window of Leeia aquatica genomic DNA:
- a CDS encoding methyl-accepting chemotaxis protein → MNLNALSVRNKLLGGFGILLLLLVLSALLTRNQVISMQGNMAEMSRRHFPRSVLANDVIDAVNGIARSIRTTQLADDKALVDEQRKKINDARSIIADRLKQLESAEMEPEERALLDKVKSTRDGFVADTNEFLRLFDSGDHVASKTYLLTKTRESQTAYLEAITALIDFETSQVKEHATMLEADGNATIKMVLLIGVAAVVIGVLLAFWITRSILGSLGGELSVALAAVKRTAAGDLQTAIPVKSGDSSSLLASMQQMQQTLRTAAEAAVANARIKSALDGVSGNVMIADNDRKIIYMNRAVLDMLRAAEADIRKDLPQFSTANLQGALIDTFHKNPAHQMSLLANLTSTYKSRIKVGGRTFDLIANPVKDEQGSRLGSVVEWADVTEQLAARERELQVAGENARIKSALDGVSSNVMIADNDRKIIYMNRAVQDMLRTAESDIRKDLPQFSTANLQGALIDTFHKNPAHQMNMLANLKATYRTKIQVGGRHFALIANPVFGEAGERLGSVVEWSDITQEVAVEQEVDSIIQAAGRGDFSQRIEMQGKAGFFKTLGDGVNRLMETSERGLNDIGQVFSALAQGDLTVKVVNDYEGAFGQLKEDSTTTIDRLTEIVLQIKEATDTINTASREIASGNQNLSQRTEEQAASLEETASSMEELTSTVKQNAENARQANQLARGASDIAVKGGEVVSEVVTTMQAISGSARKIEDIISVIDGIAFQTNILALNAAVEAARAGEQGRGFAVVASEVRNLAQRSAGAAKEIKALINDSVEKVDSGSKLVDEAGHTMEEIVTAVKRVTDIMSEISAASTEQSAGIEQVNTTITQMDDMTQQNAALVEQAAAAAESLQEQAQGLTISVSVFKLGGSSSRALAAPAPTAMATARAASPARGGSRPASLPKPVSDDGDWEEF, encoded by the coding sequence GTGAACCTGAATGCACTGTCTGTACGTAACAAACTGCTCGGCGGCTTCGGCATCCTGTTGCTGCTTCTGGTGCTGTCCGCACTGCTGACCCGAAACCAGGTCATCAGCATGCAGGGCAACATGGCGGAAATGAGCCGCAGGCATTTCCCCCGCTCGGTACTGGCCAATGATGTCATTGATGCCGTCAACGGCATTGCCCGATCCATCCGCACCACGCAGCTGGCGGATGACAAGGCCCTGGTGGATGAGCAGCGCAAGAAGATCAACGACGCCCGCAGTATCATTGCAGACCGGCTCAAGCAGCTGGAGTCTGCAGAGATGGAGCCGGAAGAGCGTGCCCTGCTTGACAAGGTGAAGTCCACTCGAGACGGATTTGTAGCGGATACCAACGAGTTCCTGCGCCTGTTTGACAGTGGCGACCATGTGGCCTCCAAGACCTACCTGCTGACCAAAACCCGTGAGTCGCAGACTGCCTACCTCGAGGCCATCACGGCTTTGATCGACTTTGAAACCAGTCAGGTCAAAGAGCATGCCACGATGCTCGAGGCCGATGGCAATGCCACCATCAAGATGGTTTTGCTGATCGGGGTGGCGGCGGTGGTCATCGGCGTGCTGCTGGCATTCTGGATTACCCGCAGCATTCTCGGCAGCCTGGGCGGGGAGCTGAGCGTGGCGCTGGCTGCGGTCAAGCGTACGGCGGCGGGCGATTTGCAGACTGCGATTCCGGTGAAGTCGGGTGACAGCAGCAGCCTGCTGGCCAGCATGCAGCAAATGCAGCAGACCCTTCGCACGGCAGCTGAAGCTGCGGTGGCCAATGCCCGCATCAAGAGCGCTCTGGATGGGGTATCCGGCAACGTGATGATTGCGGACAACGACCGCAAGATCATCTACATGAACCGCGCGGTGCTGGACATGCTGCGTGCGGCTGAAGCCGATATCCGCAAGGACCTGCCACAATTCAGCACTGCCAATCTGCAAGGCGCGCTGATCGACACCTTCCACAAGAACCCGGCCCACCAGATGAGCCTGCTGGCCAACCTGACTTCTACCTACAAGTCACGCATCAAGGTGGGGGGACGTACCTTTGACCTGATTGCCAACCCGGTGAAAGATGAACAAGGCAGCCGTCTGGGCAGTGTGGTGGAGTGGGCGGATGTGACCGAGCAGCTGGCTGCCCGTGAGCGTGAATTGCAGGTGGCCGGTGAGAATGCCCGCATCAAGAGTGCGCTGGATGGGGTGTCCAGCAATGTGATGATTGCGGACAACGACCGCAAGATCATCTACATGAACCGCGCGGTACAGGACATGCTGCGTACGGCAGAATCCGATATCCGCAAGGACTTGCCACAATTCAGCACCGCCAACTTGCAAGGCGCGCTGATCGACACCTTCCACAAGAACCCGGCGCACCAGATGAATATGCTGGCCAACCTGAAAGCCACTTACCGTACCAAGATCCAGGTAGGGGGCCGCCACTTCGCCTTGATTGCCAACCCGGTGTTTGGCGAAGCCGGCGAGCGGCTGGGCAGTGTGGTGGAGTGGAGTGACATCACGCAGGAAGTGGCGGTGGAGCAGGAAGTGGACAGCATCATCCAGGCGGCTGGCCGGGGTGACTTCAGCCAGCGTATCGAGATGCAAGGCAAGGCAGGGTTCTTCAAGACCCTGGGCGACGGCGTCAACCGGCTGATGGAAACCAGCGAGCGTGGCCTGAATGATATTGGGCAGGTGTTCAGTGCGCTGGCGCAAGGGGATCTGACCGTCAAGGTGGTGAATGACTACGAAGGGGCTTTCGGTCAGCTGAAGGAAGACAGCACCACCACCATCGACCGCCTGACCGAGATTGTGCTGCAGATCAAGGAGGCCACCGATACCATCAACACGGCATCGCGGGAAATTGCTTCCGGCAACCAGAACCTCAGCCAGCGTACCGAAGAGCAAGCGGCCAGCCTGGAAGAAACTGCGTCCAGCATGGAAGAGCTGACCAGTACGGTGAAGCAGAATGCCGAAAATGCACGTCAGGCCAATCAGCTGGCGCGTGGGGCATCCGATATCGCGGTGAAGGGTGGAGAAGTGGTCAGCGAAGTGGTGACCACCATGCAGGCGATCAGTGGCTCGGCCCGCAAGATCGAAGACATCATCAGCGTGATCGACGGCATTGCCTTCCAGACCAATATCCTGGCCCTGAATGCTGCGGTGGAAGCGGCGCGTGCCGGTGAGCAAGGTCGGGGCTTTGCGGTGGTGGCCAGCGAGGTGCGCAACCTGGCACAACGCTCTGCCGGTGCCGCCAAGGAAATCAAAGCCTTGATCAATGACTCGGTGGAGAAAGTGGACAGTGGCTCCAAGCTGGTGGATGAAGCGGGGCACACCATGGAAGAGATCGTCACCGCTGTGAAGCGGGTCACCGATATCATGAGTGAGATCTCTGCTGCCAGCACTGAGCAAAGCGCGGGCATCGAGCAGGTCAATACCACCATCACCCAGATGGATGACATGACGCAGCAGAATGCGGCACTGGTTGAGCAAGCGGCGGCGGCAGCAGAGAGCTTGCAGGAGCAGGCGCAAGGCTTGACCATCTCGGTCTCGGTGTTCAAGCTGGGTGGCAGCAGCTCGCGAGCACTGGCCGCGCCGGCACCTACGGCGATGGCGACAGCGCGCGCTGCCAGCCCGGCGCGAGGGGGCAGCAGGCCAGCGTCCCTGCCCAAGCCTGTTTCGGATGATGGGGACTGGGAGGAGTTCTGA
- a CDS encoding chemotaxis protein CheW, protein METVNQHNAASGEYLVFTLGQEEYGIDILKVQEIRGYDTVTTIANSPAFIKGVINLRGTIVPVVDLRIKFQVGTATYNQFTVVIILNVARRVVGIVVDGVSDVITLGNEQIRPAPEFGATLKTDYIQGLGTVDERMIILADIEKLMTSSEMELMDHSMQPA, encoded by the coding sequence ATGGAAACAGTCAATCAGCACAATGCGGCCAGTGGTGAATACCTGGTCTTTACCCTCGGGCAGGAGGAGTACGGCATCGACATCCTCAAAGTGCAGGAAATCCGGGGCTACGACACGGTGACGACCATTGCCAACTCCCCGGCCTTCATCAAAGGGGTGATCAACCTGCGCGGCACCATCGTGCCGGTGGTGGATTTGCGCATCAAATTTCAGGTGGGCACCGCCACCTACAATCAGTTCACGGTGGTGATCATCCTCAATGTGGCACGCAGGGTGGTTGGCATTGTGGTGGACGGGGTGTCCGACGTGATCACCCTCGGTAATGAGCAGATCCGTCCCGCCCCGGAATTCGGGGCTACGTTGAAGACGGACTATATCCAGGGATTGGGGACGGTGGATGAGCGCATGATCATCCTCGCCGATATCGAAAAACTGATGACCAGCAGCGAAATGGAGTTGATGGACCACTCCATGCAGCCCGCCTGA
- a CDS encoding response regulator, with protein MAKNILTVDDSASIRQMVVYTLKTAGYQVQEAVDGNAGLAAARGTPFDLILTDQNMPGMDGLTLIKSLRALPTYRTTPILMLTTEAGDAMKQQGRAAGATGWLVKPFDPQKLLDVVKKVIG; from the coding sequence ATGGCCAAGAACATACTCACCGTGGATGACTCGGCGTCCATCCGGCAGATGGTGGTATACACCCTGAAAACAGCGGGTTATCAGGTACAGGAAGCGGTGGATGGCAATGCCGGGCTGGCGGCAGCCCGCGGCACACCGTTTGACCTGATCCTGACCGATCAGAACATGCCGGGCATGGATGGCCTTACCCTGATCAAGTCTTTGCGTGCGCTGCCGACCTATCGCACCACGCCGATCCTGATGCTGACCACCGAAGCAGGCGACGCCATGAAGCAGCAAGGCCGTGCTGCCGGCGCGACGGGCTGGCTGGTCAAGCCTTTCGATCCGCAAAAGCTGCTCGATGTCGTGAAAAAGGTCATCGGCTAA
- the cheD gene encoding chemoreceptor glutamine deamidase CheD, with the protein MSARLEEEVIAPTLYFDKHFDIEAAKILPGEYYVTTRDMMIVTVLGSCVSACIRDRVSGIGGMNHFMLPDGQGDGDSPLSQSARYGAYAMEVLINQLLKNGARRQNLEAKVFGGGNVLRGFTVANVGQRNASFVRRFLSIENIPILCEDLLDIYPRKVYFFARTGRVLVKKLKTVHNNTIVQRERDYSTRINYGSAEGQVELF; encoded by the coding sequence ATGAGTGCACGCCTGGAAGAGGAGGTGATTGCCCCCACTTTGTACTTCGACAAGCATTTTGACATCGAAGCCGCCAAGATCCTTCCGGGCGAATACTATGTAACCACGCGTGACATGATGATTGTGACCGTGCTGGGCTCCTGTGTGTCTGCCTGCATCCGTGACCGGGTGTCCGGCATTGGCGGCATGAACCATTTCATGCTGCCCGACGGGCAGGGGGACGGCGACTCTCCGCTGTCGCAATCGGCGCGCTACGGGGCTTATGCCATGGAGGTGCTGATCAATCAGCTGTTGAAGAATGGCGCACGACGCCAGAATCTGGAAGCCAAGGTGTTTGGCGGCGGCAATGTGCTGCGTGGCTTTACCGTGGCAAATGTGGGACAGCGTAATGCCAGTTTCGTGCGGCGCTTCCTGTCCATCGAGAATATCCCCATCTTGTGCGAAGACCTGCTGGACATTTATCCGCGCAAGGTATACTTCTTTGCCCGTACCGGTCGGGTGTTGGTCAAGAAACTGAAGACAGTACACAACAATACCATTGTCCAGCGCGAACGCGATTACAGCACGCGCATCAATTACGGCAGTGCCGAAGGTCAGGTCGAGCTGTTCTGA
- a CDS encoding CheR family methyltransferase — translation MLSEDKSREFHFTDQDFELVRQVIYKKAGISLADSKKQMVYSRLARRLRAQGLTSFQAYLEQLQRNPNSPEWEEFTNALTTNLTSFFREAHHFDLLKEQLSKTAKDGHQVNIWCNAASTGEEPYTLAMTLMEHFQSLTPNARILASDLDTQVLNKGRTGVYALEKLEKLSADRMRRFFLRGSGAHAGEARVRQELQALITFRQLNLLDASWPIRGPFDAIFCRNVMIYFDKPTQRRILEKFVPLLRKDGLLYVGHSEHLGHVSDLFVPCGKTVYGLKGVV, via the coding sequence ATGTTGAGCGAAGACAAAAGCCGGGAGTTCCACTTCACCGACCAGGATTTTGAGCTGGTGCGTCAGGTGATTTACAAGAAGGCAGGCATCTCGCTGGCAGACAGCAAGAAGCAAATGGTGTACAGCCGGCTGGCCCGTCGGCTGCGGGCACAGGGTTTGACCAGCTTTCAGGCCTATCTCGAGCAGTTGCAACGTAACCCGAACTCGCCGGAATGGGAGGAGTTCACCAATGCGCTGACCACCAATCTGACCTCGTTCTTTCGTGAGGCTCATCACTTTGATCTGCTGAAGGAGCAGCTGAGCAAGACCGCCAAAGATGGGCATCAGGTCAACATCTGGTGTAACGCCGCCAGTACCGGCGAGGAGCCCTATACGCTGGCGATGACCCTGATGGAACATTTTCAGAGTCTGACCCCGAATGCCCGTATTCTGGCCAGTGATCTGGATACCCAGGTGCTGAACAAGGGGCGGACGGGCGTCTATGCGCTGGAGAAACTGGAGAAACTGTCTGCAGACCGGATGCGCCGGTTTTTTCTCCGGGGCAGCGGTGCACATGCCGGTGAAGCACGGGTACGGCAGGAATTGCAGGCGCTGATCACGTTCCGCCAGCTCAATTTGCTGGACGCCAGCTGGCCGATTCGCGGACCATTTGACGCCATTTTTTGCCGCAATGTCATGATCTACTTTGACAAGCCGACCCAGCGGCGCATTCTGGAGAAGTTTGTGCCATTGCTGCGCAAGGATGGGCTGCTGTACGTTGGCCATTCCGAGCATCTGGGGCATGTGTCCGATCTGTTTGTGCCATGTGGCAAGACGGTGTATGGCCTGAAGGGTGTGGTATGA
- a CDS encoding methyl-accepting chemotaxis protein, whose product MGWLDWRIALLQLLMWVGLLCVRREGGVQAPPRERHSGHTTVAEQQVFETLCAADNEFLHQFAISESEMVRVRTILGDAIDTLINSFTSITRQAASQQQIAQALTRGEVETEQGQSITFEDFANDTSRTLSLFVDSTVRNSTIGMALVEKMDDIAKQVKLVLGFVGDIEAIAKQTNLLALNAAIEAARAGEAGRGFAVVADEVRNLSLRTNQFSQQIRDNIGLVHSSVTDAEGRIAELAAQDMNFALQSKMRVERTMSAIRALNVSMGEAVDQLSDIAGVVEQDTNQAIRSLQFQDLVNQLVTHTSRRMENMARLCEQLTSMQQELAAQPQLLKQAAFLQRIPDIAEEVRQQIAALHADVEFNPVSQNTMDTGDIELF is encoded by the coding sequence ATGGGCTGGCTGGACTGGCGTATCGCCCTGCTGCAGTTGCTGATGTGGGTGGGTTTGCTGTGCGTACGGCGCGAAGGTGGTGTGCAGGCTCCGCCACGTGAGCGTCACAGTGGCCACACCACAGTGGCCGAGCAGCAAGTGTTTGAAACCCTGTGCGCCGCGGATAACGAGTTCCTGCATCAGTTTGCCATTTCCGAGTCCGAGATGGTGCGGGTGCGCACCATCCTGGGTGATGCCATCGACACCCTGATCAACAGCTTTACCAGCATTACCCGGCAAGCCGCGTCGCAGCAGCAGATTGCCCAGGCGCTGACCCGGGGTGAAGTGGAAACCGAGCAAGGTCAGTCCATCACCTTTGAGGACTTTGCCAACGATACTTCGCGCACCCTGTCGCTGTTTGTGGACAGCACGGTGCGCAACAGCACCATCGGCATGGCGCTGGTAGAAAAAATGGATGACATCGCCAAGCAGGTCAAGCTGGTACTTGGCTTTGTGGGCGACATTGAAGCCATTGCCAAGCAGACCAACCTGCTGGCGCTGAACGCGGCCATTGAAGCCGCACGGGCCGGGGAGGCCGGGCGTGGCTTTGCCGTGGTGGCCGACGAAGTGCGCAACCTTTCCTTGCGCACCAACCAGTTCAGCCAGCAGATTCGCGACAATATTGGCCTGGTCCACTCCTCGGTGACAGATGCCGAAGGCCGTATTGCCGAGCTGGCCGCCCAGGACATGAACTTTGCCTTGCAGTCCAAGATGCGGGTGGAGCGCACCATGTCCGCCATTCGTGCGCTCAATGTCAGCATGGGTGAGGCGGTGGATCAACTCTCCGACATTGCCGGCGTGGTCGAGCAGGATACCAACCAGGCCATTCGCTCTCTGCAGTTCCAGGATCTGGTCAACCAGCTGGTGACGCATACCTCACGACGCATGGAAAACATGGCGCGCCTCTGCGAGCAATTGACCAGCATGCAGCAGGAGCTGGCTGCGCAGCCCCAGTTATTGAAACAAGCCGCCTTCCTGCAACGCATTCCGGATATCGCAGAAGAGGTTCGCCAGCAGATTGCGGCATTGCATGCAGATGTGGAATTCAACCCGGTTAGCCAGAATACCATGGACACCGGCGATATAGAGCTGTTCTGA
- a CDS encoding STAS domain-containing protein has protein sequence MMQASYTVNGAVATVTLAGRFDFNAHREFRDAIDRALAESAVRQLVLDFRAVDYIDSSALGMLMLLKEKADNNHKQVTLSHCTGSARQVLEIANFSKLFVMD, from the coding sequence ATGATGCAGGCAAGTTATACCGTAAATGGGGCCGTGGCGACGGTGACGCTGGCTGGGCGGTTTGATTTCAATGCCCACCGTGAGTTTCGTGATGCCATCGACCGGGCGTTGGCAGAGTCTGCGGTGCGACAACTGGTTCTGGATTTTCGTGCGGTGGATTACATCGACAGCTCGGCACTCGGCATGCTGATGCTGTTGAAGGAAAAAGCCGACAACAACCACAAGCAGGTGACGCTTAGCCATTGCACCGGCTCTGCCAGGCAGGTACTGGAAATTGCCAATTTCAGCAAACTGTTTGTCATGGACTGA
- a CDS encoding chemotaxis protein CheW, with product MSQFHQVFFEEAAEHLGEMESLLLALDIQQPDDEALNAIFRAAHSIKGGAGTFGFNDLTEVTHILENLLDRIRKHELKLSSEMVDVFLQAGDVLKNLLAAHQGQGEADDAASQLICDRLTALSGGADEAQETAGGGLPEGEQRLRLTLKLDAVLAAGLDLDSLQERLAGFGKLGSMSEQDEGDGGKTREWVFTTAASCQDLSEMLGFLLPEFAFTVADFNAGLQDDADGGFGFFPPLEGTAVSSSDVLEEDEGFGLFAPLPSAPAQALVQEESDGFGLFTPLSEAEQQADASIVPVAAVAAPAKVPAEKPAAAKAAAAGAAAQESTSIRVGVEKVDQIINLVGELVITQAMLAQIAGQFDPVLHERLYNGVALLERNTRELQEAAMSIRMMPISFVFSRFPRVVRDVAAKLGKKVDLVTIGENTEMDKGLIEKLADPLTHLVRNSLDHGIETSEARLAKGKPERGTLTLKAFHQGGNIMIQVSDDGGGLSRERILAKARSNGMTVSDSMTDQEVWSLIFEAGFSTAEVVTDVSGRGVGMDVVRRNIQGMGGRIDIESARDQGTTMSIRLPLTLAILDGMSVSVGPEVFVIPLTFIVESLQPRMEDINTVAGRGELIHVRGEYLPLVCLHRVFNIEDHVASYDRGLVIILEADGGKLALFVDDLLGQQQVVIKSLESNYRKVAGISGATIMGDGRVALIIDVEALFKLSQQQPAAA from the coding sequence ATGTCGCAGTTTCACCAGGTCTTCTTCGAGGAGGCGGCGGAACACCTGGGAGAGATGGAGTCCTTGCTACTGGCGCTGGATATTCAGCAGCCGGACGATGAGGCTTTGAATGCCATCTTTCGGGCCGCGCACTCGATCAAGGGTGGCGCCGGTACGTTTGGCTTCAATGACCTGACTGAAGTCACCCATATTCTGGAAAACCTGCTCGATCGTATTCGCAAGCATGAGCTCAAGCTAAGCAGTGAAATGGTGGATGTGTTTCTGCAAGCGGGCGATGTGCTGAAGAACTTGCTGGCGGCTCACCAAGGTCAGGGAGAGGCGGATGATGCGGCCAGCCAGCTGATCTGTGACCGACTGACGGCATTGAGCGGGGGGGCAGATGAAGCACAAGAAACCGCAGGCGGCGGGCTACCGGAAGGCGAGCAACGGCTGCGGCTCACGCTGAAGCTGGATGCTGTGCTGGCGGCCGGGCTGGATCTGGACTCATTGCAGGAGCGGCTTGCGGGCTTTGGCAAACTGGGCAGCATGAGTGAGCAAGATGAGGGCGACGGTGGCAAAACGCGCGAATGGGTGTTTACCACCGCTGCGTCCTGCCAGGACCTCTCCGAGATGCTGGGCTTTCTGCTGCCTGAGTTTGCGTTTACGGTAGCAGACTTCAACGCCGGACTGCAGGACGATGCTGATGGCGGGTTTGGTTTCTTCCCCCCCTTGGAGGGGACCGCTGTCAGCAGTAGCGATGTGCTGGAAGAAGATGAAGGCTTTGGCTTGTTTGCGCCACTTCCCTCCGCGCCGGCCCAGGCCTTGGTGCAGGAAGAGAGTGACGGTTTTGGCCTGTTCACGCCGCTGAGTGAGGCCGAGCAGCAGGCGGATGCGAGTATTGTGCCCGTGGCCGCTGTCGCTGCGCCCGCCAAGGTGCCTGCCGAGAAACCGGCTGCTGCCAAGGCCGCGGCCGCAGGCGCGGCGGCACAGGAAAGCACCTCGATCCGGGTCGGGGTGGAAAAGGTGGACCAGATCATCAATCTGGTCGGTGAGCTGGTGATTACCCAGGCCATGCTGGCGCAGATCGCCGGTCAGTTTGATCCGGTGCTGCATGAACGCCTGTACAACGGTGTAGCCCTGCTCGAGCGCAATACCCGTGAGCTGCAGGAAGCAGCGATGTCGATCCGCATGATGCCGATCTCCTTTGTCTTCAGCCGCTTCCCGCGCGTGGTGCGCGACGTCGCGGCCAAACTGGGCAAGAAGGTGGATCTGGTGACCATCGGCGAAAACACCGAGATGGACAAGGGCCTGATCGAAAAGCTGGCCGACCCGCTCACGCACCTGGTGCGTAATAGCCTGGATCATGGCATTGAGACCAGTGAAGCCCGGCTGGCCAAAGGCAAGCCGGAGCGCGGTACGCTGACGCTGAAGGCCTTCCATCAGGGCGGCAACATCATGATTCAGGTGTCGGACGATGGCGGCGGGCTCAGCCGGGAGCGCATTCTGGCCAAGGCGCGCAGCAATGGCATGACGGTGAGCGACAGCATGACCGATCAGGAAGTGTGGAGCCTGATCTTTGAGGCAGGTTTTTCCACGGCCGAAGTGGTGACCGATGTCTCCGGGCGGGGGGTCGGCATGGATGTGGTTCGCCGCAATATCCAGGGCATGGGCGGCCGTATCGACATTGAGTCGGCGCGAGATCAGGGCACCACCATGTCCATCCGGCTGCCGCTGACGCTGGCGATTCTGGATGGCATGTCGGTTTCGGTCGGGCCGGAGGTATTTGTGATTCCGCTCACCTTCATCGTGGAATCCTTGCAGCCCAGGATGGAAGACATCAACACCGTGGCCGGGCGCGGGGAGCTGATCCATGTGCGCGGTGAATACCTGCCGCTGGTGTGCCTGCACCGGGTGTTCAACATTGAAGACCATGTGGCGAGCTATGACCGCGGGCTGGTGATCATCCTTGAGGCCGATGGCGGCAAGCTGGCGCTGTTTGTGGATGACCTGCTGGGCCAGCAGCAGGTGGTGATCAAGAGTCTGGAAAGCAATTACCGCAAGGTGGCCGGTATTTCCGGGGCCACCATCATGGGCGATGGGCGGGTGGCGCTGATCATCGACGTGGAAGCCCTGTTCAAACTGAGCCAGCAGCAGCCTGCTGCAGCCTGA
- a CDS encoding protein-glutamate methylesterase/protein-glutamine glutaminase has product MANPIKVVVVDDSALIRNLLSEIINRNRDMQVVGVAQDPIVAREVIRNTNPDVITLDIEMPRMDGLDFLEKLMRLRPTPVLMISTLTERSSEAAMRAMELGAVDYIAKPKLDIERGIQGYADEISDKIRAAAGARVHARKQEIAPRLTADSILPSTRPKILSTEKLIIVGASTGGTEALRDFLMPFPPDSPAILITQHMPEMFTKSFANRLDGLCKIKVTEAVHGERVMPGHAYIAPGHSHMLLARSGANYVIELNQGPPVNRHRPSVDVLFRSAANVAGANAVGVILTGMGKDGALGMLEMKQGGAYNFAQDEASCVVFGMPKEAIAQGGVDEIVPLNKMAERVMAWLARFGRQTNRV; this is encoded by the coding sequence ATGGCAAACCCGATCAAGGTGGTGGTGGTGGATGATTCGGCGCTGATCCGCAATCTGCTCAGCGAGATCATCAACCGCAATCGTGACATGCAGGTGGTGGGCGTGGCACAAGACCCGATCGTGGCGCGGGAGGTGATCCGCAATACCAATCCGGATGTGATTACGCTGGATATCGAAATGCCACGCATGGACGGACTCGACTTCCTGGAGAAGCTGATGCGGCTGCGGCCCACACCGGTGCTGATGATTTCGACGCTGACCGAGCGCAGCTCGGAGGCTGCCATGCGCGCGATGGAGCTAGGCGCGGTGGACTACATTGCCAAGCCCAAGTTGGATATTGAGCGCGGTATTCAGGGCTACGCCGATGAGATCAGCGACAAGATTCGGGCGGCAGCTGGTGCGCGGGTGCATGCCCGCAAGCAGGAGATCGCGCCGCGCTTGACGGCGGACAGCATTTTGCCCAGTACACGGCCCAAGATTTTGTCGACTGAAAAGCTGATCATCGTGGGGGCGTCCACCGGTGGCACGGAGGCACTGCGGGACTTTCTGATGCCCTTTCCGCCTGACAGTCCGGCCATCCTGATCACGCAGCATATGCCGGAAATGTTTACCAAGTCGTTTGCCAACCGGCTGGACGGCTTGTGCAAGATCAAGGTCACCGAGGCGGTTCACGGCGAGCGGGTGATGCCGGGACATGCCTATATTGCACCGGGGCATTCGCACATGCTGCTGGCCCGCAGTGGGGCCAATTATGTGATCGAGTTGAATCAGGGTCCGCCGGTCAACCGCCATCGCCCCAGCGTGGATGTGTTGTTCCGTTCAGCGGCCAATGTGGCAGGCGCCAATGCGGTGGGGGTGATCCTCACCGGCATGGGCAAGGACGGTGCATTGGGCATGCTGGAGATGAAGCAGGGCGGGGCGTACAACTTTGCGCAGGATGAAGCGAGCTGTGTGGTATTCGGCATGCCCAAGGAAGCCATCGCGCAAGGCGGGGTGGACGAGATCGTGCCGCTCAACAAGATGGCAGAACGCGTGATGGCGTGGCTGGCGCGATTTGGTCGGCAAACCAACCGGGTGTAG